The genomic region GCGCGCTCCAGGTGTCGCCGCCGATCTTGACCTGCCCGCCGTGTTCGTCCACTTCGGACACTGCGACGGCCCTGCTGCCCAGCAGCGCCTCGTGGTGCATCTTCACGCTGGACCCCAGCTGCAGCCGCTTCTTGAGCAGCGGCCGGGCGCCCACGATCAGACCGACCGAGGTCGCGGCGAACACGAGGACGCTCACCAGGTCACCTGCCCCCAGCGCGGTCACCCCCGCCGCGGCCAGCGCGGCGGCGCCGAGCATGACCAGCACGAAGTCACCGGAGAGAACCTCGGCGATGACGAGGAGTATCCCGACGATCAGCCAGATCAGCGCGGCCATGCGCCCATACATACACCAACGGGGCGCCCGACCGGCCGAACTTCACCGTGCTGCGCCCCCGACCGTGACAAAACCGATCACCCGGCGGTGTCGAAACCACGCCGGTGCGCTCGTACAGGAGGTGACGCCGGTTCTCGCTGGACACGAAGAGGTGCACCTGATGCGTTCGATCTCCGCCACGATGTTCACCACCCTCGACGGTGTGGTGCAGGGCCTGGGCCGGCCCGACGAGGACACCCGCGGCGGTTTCGCCCACGGCGGCTGGGGCGCCGGCTACGACGACGAGGTGCTGGCCGCCGAGATGGGCAAGGGCATGGCCGGCACCGGCGCCGTGCTGTTCGGGCGGCGGACCTGGCAGGACTTCCACGGCGCGTGGGCGTCGGCGACGGACGGCAACCCGTTCACCGCGCACCTCAACGCCGCACGCAAGTACGTGGTGTCCCGGACCCTGGCCGACGCGCAGGGGTGGGCGAACTCGGTGCTGCTGCGCACGGTCGACGAGGTGGCCGCCCTGGACGAGGACCTGGCGGTGATCGGCAGCGCGGCGCTGGTGCGGGCCCTGCACACCGCGGGCCTGGTCGACCACTACTCGCTGGTCGTGCACCCGGTGACGCTGGGCAGCGGCACGCGGTTGTTCGAGGGACCGGCGCCGCTGACCCGGTTCGAGCTCACCGGCAGCGTCACCACGTCGAAGGGCGTGATCGTCGCCCACTGCTCGCGGATCACTGCCGGGGGACGGTGACGAAGTCGATGAGCCGTTCGACGGCGCCGAGCAGGTCGGACTCGATGTCGCGGTAGCTGCCGACCGCGCCGAGCACGCGCTGCCAGCCCTCCCAGGTCTCGCCCCAGCCGAGCTGGGCGCAGACGCCTTCCTTCCACGGGATGTGCCTCGGCACCACCGGCCAGGCCCTGATCTTCACGGCGGCGGGTTTGACGGCCTGCCAGATGTCGACGTAGGGGTGGCCGGTGACGAGGACGTTGTCGTCGCGGACCTGCTCGACGGTGCGCTGTTCCTTGGAGCCGGCGACGAGGTGGTCGACGAGCACCCCGAGGCGGCGGTGGGGTGCGGTGCCGAACTCGGCGATGCGCGCGGGCAGGTCGTCGACGCCGTCGAGGGGTTCCACGACGATGCCCTCCACCCGCAGGTCGTGGCCCCAGACGCGTTCGACGAGCTCGGCGTCGTGCTTGCCCTCGACCCAGATGCGGCTGGCCTTGGCGGTCTGCGCGCGCAGCCCCTCGACCCGGACGCTGCCGGAGGCGCTGACGCGGGGTTTCTGCGGCTGGGGCGCGGGTTTGACCAGGGTGACGGGTTGTCCGTCGACGAGGAACCCGGCGGGGGTGAGCGGGAAGAGCCGGTGGCGGCCGTGGCGGTCCTCCAGCACGACGTTGCCGTGTTCGAACTTCACGACGGCGCCGCAGAAACCGCTGGCGGGGTCCTCGACGACGAGGCCGGGTTCGGCCGCGACCTCGGGGACCTTCTTGCGCTTCGGGGTGGACAGGACGTCGCGGCCGTAGTCGTGGGAACGCACGCCCGAACACTAGCTGTAGAACGGTTTGAAGGCGGCGAGCCACTCGTGGACGCGGTCGAGGTCGACATCGGCGCCGTGCAGGTCGTAGCCGCCGTGCACGAAGTCCAGCCAGTCCACCGCCGGGTCGCCGACGCACGCGCGCGGGTCGATGGCCACCGGTCCGCGGGCGCTTTGCAGGACGTTGCCGGGGTGCATGTCGCCGTGCAGCAGCACGGTGGGGGTGTTGTCGTCGGCGAGTTTGCGGGCTTTGGCGTGTTCGGTGGCGTAGTAGGTGCCGGTGCGGCCGGTGAGCACGGTCTCGAACAGGAAGTCGACGCGGGCGCGCAGCGGCGGAAAACCCTTCAGATCGGCTCGGTGCAGTGCGGGCACGACACGCGCGGGGTCGGTGGCCGGGGTGCCGGGGTGCAGGAGCTCGAGCAGCAGGGCGCCGCGGGCGAGGTCGGTGTCGAGCAGGTCGACCGCGGCCGGGATGTCCGCCCACGCGGTGAGGGCCTTGGCCTCGTGGGCGGCGACGTCGTGGTCGGGGGTCAGCTTGAGCACCGCGGTGGTGCAGCGCACGGCGACGCCGGTGCCGCCGGGCACGGCCTCGACGACGGTGAGGCCCCAGCGGGCGGTGAGGGTGGCGACCAGGTCGGGCAGGGCGTCGATCCAGGCGGTGACGGGCTCGCCGAAACGTCGGACCAGGCGGGCTCTGGCGGGATCGTCGATCACCCGCTCCAGACTAGCGACTCGGGTGGCGGGCGCGGCCCGATTCGCCCCGGAGGCCGCATTCACCCCGGTTTCCGGGGTGCGGGATCGGTGGTGTCAGTAGGTGATGGTGATGCCGCGGTTCGGGCTGTCCACCCTGACCTGGCCGCCGACGGGGATGACGAGCTGCGGGTCGGTGTGGCCGAGGTCGACGTCGAACACGATCGGCGTGTCGGGCGCGTACTTGTCGAACGCCCTGATCACCGCTTCGCGCTGCGCGCGGGTGTAGGTGGCGCGGTCGGTGTCGGGCCGGGCGAAGGACCACGCCCGCGCCCGGCCGACGAGGACGGCGGCGAAGCGGGCGAGCAGGCCGCGTTCGCCCATCGCGCGCAGCACGTAGAACACCTCGGAGGCGGGTGGCATCTCCTCGGAGGTCTCGAAGAACAGGACCTTGCCCTCGTAGTGCTCGGGTGGCTCGATCTCGCGGTCGGCCAGGAGCAGTCAGGACAGGACCTCCAGGCAGCCGCCCCACGCCTGGCCCTGCACGACCCGCTCGGGGTGGTGCCACTGCCGGCCGGCGGCGGGCCGCAGGTCGGGTTCGGCGTCGAAGGTGGCGGGGTCGTCCCAGGGCTTGCTGACGTCGCCATAGGCGGTGGAGTCGGGCAGGACGTACTCGCCGCGGGTGAACAGGGCGGCGCGCAGGGAGTCGCGGGTGGCCGGGTGCATGGCGCCGGGGCGGCCGAACTCGGTCATGACGGTGCCGCCGTGGTAGCCGACCATGCCGCGGTTGGCGAGCCAGACGAGCAGGTTGGTGTTGTCGCTGAACCCGAGGAACGGCTTGGGGTGGGCGGTGATCAGGTCGGCGTCGAGGTGGGGCAGGACCTCGATCTGGTCGTCGCCGCCGATGCTCGCGATCACGGCCTTGATGTCCGGGTCGGCGAACGCGGCGTGCAGGTCGGCGGCACGTTCGGTCGGGGTGGAGCCCATCTTGCGGGTGGCCGGGTACTCCACGGGCTCCAGGCCCAGCTCGCGCAACCGCCGCAGGCCGAGCTCGTAGGGCAGCGGGAAGAGACCGGACAGCCCCGAGGACGGTGAGACGACCGCGACGCGGTCACCGGGTACGGGCTTGGCGGGTGGATCACGAACGCGGACGCTACCGAGTGGTCAGAACGCGGGCCACGGAATTGCGGGCCAGTCGCCCGACGGTTCCGGGTACACGCCGTCGGCCAGGAGCTTGTCGGTGCGTTCGGACACCGCGCGGACCTCGGCGCGGGTGAGGTGGTCGTGCAGCTGCTCTCCCAGGTCGCCGTCGAGGGACGATCTGAGCCGGCGCATCGCCTCCACCACCGGGTCGGGCAGCGGTTCGCGGGCCCAGCCCCACAGCACGGTGCGGAGCTTGGGTTCGACGTGCAGGCAGATGCCGTGGTCGACGCCGTGGACGGAGCCGTCGAGGGCGTGCAGGACGTGGCCGCCTTTGCGGTCGGCGTTGTTGACGACGACGTCGAAGGCGGACATGAGCTGGATGCGGGGGTGGTCGGCGTGCACGAGGACGGCGGGGTCGCCGAAGCGGTCGTGGGCGTGGAAGACGGGGATCCAGCCGGGTTTGACGTCGTCGACGCCGACGATGTCGACGAGCTCGTCCTCCTCGCGGGTGTCGACCCACAGCTGGACCATGCCGCTGCCGAACGGGCCCGGCCGCAGCACCGTGGGAGGTACGACGTCGAGGCCGGAGGCGGCGGAGATCAGGTAGGTCGCGACCTCACGGCCCGCAAGGGTGCCGTCGGGGAAGTCCCACAGGGGGCGTTCGCCGCGCACGGGTTTGTAGACGCACTGGGCGTCGACGCCGTCGAGTGAGATCTTGCAGAACAG from Lentzea guizhouensis harbors:
- a CDS encoding NfeD family protein is translated as MAALIWLIVGILLVIAEVLSGDFVLVMLGAAALAAAGVTALGAGDLVSVLVFAATSVGLIVGARPLLKKRLQLGSSVKMHHEALLGSRAVAVSEVDEHGGQVKIGGDTWSARTLDGSVIAAGDAVTVVEISGATAVVIAAV
- a CDS encoding dihydrofolate reductase family protein; the encoded protein is MRSISATMFTTLDGVVQGLGRPDEDTRGGFAHGGWGAGYDDEVLAAEMGKGMAGTGAVLFGRRTWQDFHGAWASATDGNPFTAHLNAARKYVVSRTLADAQGWANSVLLRTVDEVAALDEDLAVIGSAALVRALHTAGLVDHYSLVVHPVTLGSGTRLFEGPAPLTRFELTGSVTTSKGVIVAHCSRITAGGR
- a CDS encoding DUF3097 domain-containing protein; amino-acid sequence: MRSHDYGRDVLSTPKRKKVPEVAAEPGLVVEDPASGFCGAVVKFEHGNVVLEDRHGRHRLFPLTPAGFLVDGQPVTLVKPAPQPQKPRVSASGSVRVEGLRAQTAKASRIWVEGKHDAELVERVWGHDLRVEGIVVEPLDGVDDLPARIAEFGTAPHRRLGVLVDHLVAGSKEQRTVEQVRDDNVLVTGHPYVDIWQAVKPAAVKIRAWPVVPRHIPWKEGVCAQLGWGETWEGWQRVLGAVGSYRDIESDLLGAVERLIDFVTVPRQ
- a CDS encoding aminoglycoside phosphotransferase family protein; translated protein: MIDDPARARLVRRFGEPVTAWIDALPDLVATLTARWGLTVVEAVPGGTGVAVRCTTAVLKLTPDHDVAAHEAKALTAWADIPAAVDLLDTDLARGALLLELLHPGTPATDPARVVPALHRADLKGFPPLRARVDFLFETVLTGRTGTYYATEHAKARKLADDNTPTVLLHGDMHPGNVLQSARGPVAIDPRACVGDPAVDWLDFVHGGYDLHGADVDLDRVHEWLAAFKPFYS
- a CDS encoding SCO1664 family protein; this encodes MDVGAAIELLTHGRIEVEGRLVDASNATLFCKISLDGVDAQCVYKPVRGERPLWDFPDGTLAGREVATYLISAASGLDVVPPTVLRPGPFGSGMVQLWVDTREEDELVDIVGVDDVKPGWIPVFHAHDRFGDPAVLVHADHPRIQLMSAFDVVVNNADRKGGHVLHALDGSVHGVDHGICLHVEPKLRTVLWGWAREPLPDPVVEAMRRLRSSLDGDLGEQLHDHLTRAEVRAVSERTDKLLADGVYPEPSGDWPAIPWPAF